One Arthrobacter sp. StoSoilB19 DNA window includes the following coding sequences:
- a CDS encoding rhomboid family intramembrane serine protease, with protein sequence MAGLTGNGRLPGRQAIASRAKGGLVVLGGFVAVLFAIEVVNTLMMGALTRTFGLRPRSADGLLDIFTFPLLHANLNHLLSNSLPLVVFGFLVFLSGLRVFLTALAFSWLGSGLTVWLIGNGITVGASGLVFGLFAFLLVRGFFNRSWRQVLLAVVLFMGYGSILLGALPFVSGYVSWQAHLGGAAGGVVAALLLRPRAPGMPAKS encoded by the coding sequence TTGGCAGGACTGACGGGCAACGGACGCCTCCCCGGGCGGCAGGCCATCGCGTCGCGCGCGAAGGGCGGGTTGGTGGTGCTGGGCGGCTTTGTGGCTGTGCTGTTCGCCATTGAAGTGGTCAACACACTGATGATGGGGGCCCTCACCCGGACCTTCGGCCTGCGGCCCAGGAGTGCCGACGGGCTGCTGGACATCTTCACCTTCCCGCTCCTGCATGCCAACCTGAACCATCTGCTTTCCAACAGCCTGCCCCTGGTCGTCTTCGGCTTCCTGGTGTTCCTCTCCGGTTTGCGCGTGTTCCTCACCGCCCTTGCCTTCAGCTGGCTCGGCAGCGGGCTGACGGTGTGGCTGATCGGGAACGGCATCACCGTGGGCGCTTCAGGCCTGGTGTTCGGGCTCTTTGCGTTCCTGCTGGTCAGGGGGTTCTTCAACCGCAGTTGGCGCCAGGTCCTGCTTGCAGTGGTCCTTTTCATGGGCTACGGCAGCATCCTCCTGGGCGCCCTGCCGTTCGTGTCCGGATACGTGAGCTGGCAGGCGCACCTTGGCGGGGCCGCCGGCGGCGTGGTGGCGGCGCTGCTGCTTCGTCCGCGCGCGCCTGGGATGCCGGCGAAGTCATAG
- a CDS encoding aldose 1-epimerase family protein: MTASSEHGTSTRSSALSCATGRQYELRRGDAVAVVTELAAGLRSFSRGGVLLTETYGDDQIAPGGAGITLAPWANRVEDGVWFLDGRKQQLDITEVSRNNASHGLLRNTGYAAVAESQDAVALEATVFPQHGYPFLVRHRVEYRLSEDLGLQVRQTLTNDSAAAAPFVLGAHPYLRLGDTPVEELQLTVAAGTQLVTDERLIPRSSAPVAGDVDFRSGRHIADLAVDVALTDLSFEGGKARHTLAASDGGEVSLWQDEACRYVHIFVSTVYPGRSRAVAVEPMTGPANAFNSGDGLRWLAPGESFSMQWGIDYKPGAAGE; encoded by the coding sequence ATGACAGCCTCTTCCGAACACGGAACCTCCACCCGCTCATCCGCCCTGTCCTGCGCCACCGGCCGGCAATACGAGCTTCGCCGGGGCGACGCCGTCGCCGTGGTCACGGAGCTCGCTGCCGGGCTCCGCTCCTTCAGCCGGGGCGGGGTCCTGCTGACCGAAACCTACGGCGATGATCAGATCGCCCCCGGTGGGGCAGGCATCACCCTGGCACCCTGGGCCAACAGGGTGGAGGACGGGGTCTGGTTCCTCGACGGCCGGAAGCAGCAGCTGGACATCACCGAAGTGTCCCGCAACAACGCCAGCCATGGCCTGCTTCGGAATACCGGCTACGCGGCGGTTGCGGAGTCGCAGGACGCCGTGGCACTGGAGGCCACAGTTTTCCCGCAGCACGGCTATCCGTTCCTGGTGCGCCACAGGGTGGAGTACCGGCTTTCGGAAGACCTGGGGCTGCAGGTCAGGCAGACCCTCACGAACGACTCGGCGGCGGCCGCCCCATTCGTTCTGGGCGCCCACCCCTACCTGCGGCTTGGTGACACCCCGGTTGAGGAACTGCAGCTGACCGTTGCCGCCGGCACCCAACTGGTGACCGATGAGCGATTGATTCCCCGCAGTTCGGCCCCTGTCGCCGGGGATGTGGATTTTCGGTCCGGGCGGCACATCGCGGACCTGGCGGTGGACGTGGCCCTGACGGACCTCAGCTTCGAAGGGGGCAAGGCGCGGCACACCCTCGCGGCGTCCGACGGCGGGGAGGTGTCGCTGTGGCAGGACGAGGCCTGCCGCTACGTCCACATCTTCGTGAGCACGGTGTACCCGGGCCGTAGCCGTGCAGTGGCGGTGGAGCCCATGACCGGACCGGCCAACGCGTTCAACTCCGGCGACGGTCTCCGGTGGCTGGCTCCGGGGGAGTCCTTCAGCATGCAATGGGGCATCGACTACAAGCCCGGCGCGGCGGGGGAGTAG
- the ilvA gene encoding threonine ammonia-lyase, which yields MKILETLPVTLDDVLEAQKLLDGIIARTPVESSRALGTMVGGDVYFKCENLQRAGSFKVRGAYVRMARLSPDEKKRGVVAASAGNHAQGVAVAAKSLGIKARIYMPLGVALPKLAATRSHGAEVVLHGHNVDEALAEAQRYSNETGMVFVHPFDNVDVVAGQGTVGLEILEQVPNVDTILMGVGGGGLLAGVAVAIKARARELGREIRIIGVQAENAAAYPPSLAADALVPLKKVSTMADGIAVGRPGQLPFSIIRELVDDVVTVSEDSLARALIFLLERAKMVVEPAGAVGVAALMDGKIENPGTTVAVLSGGNIDPMLMLKVIQRGLSAAGRYMTVRMMLDDRPGSLATIARIIAENDANVTGLDHTRVGGSISMGDVSITVNLETKGHQHGEQVLSALRAEGFQPIVVH from the coding sequence GTGAAGATCCTTGAAACCCTTCCCGTCACACTGGACGATGTCCTTGAGGCGCAGAAGCTGCTTGACGGGATTATCGCGCGCACTCCCGTGGAATCGTCGCGGGCGCTGGGGACCATGGTAGGCGGCGACGTCTATTTCAAATGCGAAAACCTGCAGCGCGCCGGCTCGTTCAAGGTCCGCGGGGCCTACGTCCGGATGGCGCGGCTCTCCCCGGACGAGAAAAAGCGGGGAGTGGTGGCAGCCTCCGCCGGCAACCACGCCCAGGGCGTTGCCGTCGCCGCCAAGAGCCTGGGCATCAAGGCCCGGATCTACATGCCGCTGGGCGTGGCACTGCCCAAGCTCGCCGCCACCCGCAGCCATGGCGCCGAAGTGGTCCTGCACGGGCACAACGTGGACGAGGCGCTCGCCGAAGCCCAGCGCTACAGCAACGAAACGGGCATGGTCTTCGTCCACCCGTTTGACAATGTGGACGTGGTGGCCGGCCAGGGCACCGTGGGCCTGGAAATCCTCGAGCAGGTCCCCAACGTTGACACAATCCTCATGGGTGTGGGCGGCGGTGGGCTCCTGGCAGGGGTCGCCGTCGCCATCAAGGCCCGCGCCAGGGAACTGGGCCGGGAGATCCGCATCATTGGCGTCCAGGCGGAAAACGCCGCCGCCTACCCGCCCTCGCTGGCCGCCGACGCGCTGGTGCCGCTGAAGAAGGTTTCCACCATGGCGGACGGCATCGCCGTGGGGCGTCCGGGGCAGCTGCCCTTCAGCATCATCCGCGAGCTGGTGGATGATGTGGTCACCGTCAGTGAAGACTCCCTGGCCCGCGCCCTGATCTTCCTGCTGGAACGGGCCAAGATGGTGGTTGAACCTGCAGGGGCGGTGGGCGTTGCAGCCCTCATGGACGGCAAGATCGAGAACCCGGGAACCACCGTGGCCGTGCTCTCCGGCGGAAACATCGACCCCATGCTGATGCTCAAGGTGATCCAGCGCGGCCTCTCCGCCGCAGGCCGCTACATGACGGTGCGGATGATGCTTGATGACCGCCCCGGCTCACTGGCAACCATTGCCCGCATCATTGCCGAAAACGATGCCAACGTCACCGGCCTGGACCACACGCGGGTGGGAGGCTCCATCAGCATGGGCGACGTCTCCATCACCGTGAACCTGGAAACCAAGGGCCACCAGCACGGTGAGCAGGTCCTCAGCGCACTCCGTGCCGAGGGTTTCCAGCCGATCGTCGTGCACTAG
- the galK gene encoding galactokinase has protein sequence MSTQDPAKAAPASAPAAQSLGARFELEFGGAPDGIWQAPGRVNLIGEHTDYNEGFVLPFAIDRTARVAIAARPDSTVRLLSTYGDQGVVTTTLGTLRPGTAKGWTKYPLGVMWALRERGITVPGLDLLLDSNVPLGAGLSSSHAIECAVVTALNDLTGAGLSAQDMVLATQRAENDFVGAPTGIMDQSASLRGSKGHAVFLDCRDQKASLVPFETEPAGLVLLVIDTKVSHSHADGGYASRRESCELGAEVLGVKALRDVEVADLEEASGLLDEVTFRRVRHVVTENDRVLQAVELLGGPGPSAIGPLLDASHASMRDDFEISCPELDLAVDTSRAHGAIGARMTGGGFGGAAIALTPVDAEQKVRAAVTQAFADAGFKAPDIFTVSPAAGAMRIA, from the coding sequence GTGAGCACCCAGGATCCGGCCAAGGCCGCGCCCGCATCCGCACCCGCCGCCCAAAGTCTCGGCGCCCGCTTTGAACTCGAGTTCGGAGGCGCTCCCGACGGCATCTGGCAGGCACCGGGCCGGGTTAACCTCATCGGCGAACATACCGACTACAACGAGGGCTTCGTCCTCCCCTTCGCCATCGACCGCACCGCCCGGGTGGCCATCGCGGCCCGCCCGGATTCAACCGTGCGGCTCCTGTCCACGTACGGCGACCAGGGCGTGGTCACCACCACCCTCGGCACCCTGCGGCCGGGAACAGCGAAGGGCTGGACCAAGTACCCCCTCGGCGTCATGTGGGCCCTCCGGGAGCGGGGCATCACCGTTCCCGGGCTGGACCTGCTCCTGGACTCGAACGTCCCGCTCGGTGCCGGCCTGTCGTCGTCGCACGCCATCGAATGCGCCGTCGTCACGGCGCTCAACGACCTCACGGGTGCCGGGCTGTCGGCCCAGGACATGGTGCTGGCAACCCAGCGTGCGGAGAACGACTTCGTGGGTGCGCCCACCGGGATCATGGACCAGTCAGCTTCCCTTCGCGGCTCGAAGGGCCACGCCGTCTTCCTGGACTGCCGGGACCAGAAGGCAAGCCTGGTTCCTTTCGAGACCGAACCCGCAGGCCTGGTGCTCCTGGTGATTGACACCAAGGTGTCGCACTCCCACGCCGACGGGGGCTATGCGTCACGCCGGGAATCCTGCGAGCTTGGGGCGGAAGTGCTGGGGGTTAAGGCACTGCGGGACGTCGAGGTGGCTGACCTTGAGGAGGCAAGCGGCCTGCTGGATGAGGTGACGTTCCGCCGGGTGCGGCACGTTGTCACCGAAAATGACCGCGTGCTCCAGGCCGTGGAGCTTCTGGGCGGCCCCGGTCCCAGCGCCATCGGTCCCCTGCTGGACGCCAGCCATGCCTCCATGCGCGATGATTTTGAAATTTCCTGCCCGGAATTGGACTTGGCCGTGGACACCTCGCGGGCCCATGGGGCCATTGGTGCCCGCATGACCGGGGGCGGCTTTGGCGGAGCTGCGATTGCGCTGACCCCGGTGGACGCCGAGCAGAAGGTGCGCGCCGCCGTCACCCAGGCTTTTGCCGACGCCGGCTTCAAGGCGCCGGACATCTTTACCGTTTCCCCTGCCGCCGGCGCCATGCGCATTGCCTAG
- a CDS encoding ATP-binding cassette domain-containing protein, with translation MSSEERHGGSSSVEEQPASDGSAAVAPEIDIEALAEAGVDPELAEKVAPDRDIAVKVGDNIVEVQNLTIKFGGLVALDNISFNIKRGEILGLIGPNGAGKTTCFNAMTGVYKPTSGKVVLEGQVLNGIKQHKITRLGLSRTFQNIRLFGEMTALENVVVGLDARHRTSVGGALLRLPTHIREEKSAIERGMALLDFVGIGSHAHVLSRQLPYGYQRRLEIARALATDPKVLCLDEPAAGFNPAEKEELMALIRTIRDEGYTVLLIEHDMKLVMGVTDRIVVLEFGKKIADGLPREIREDPRVIAAYLGEPEDDVA, from the coding sequence ATGAGCTCCGAGGAAAGGCACGGCGGCTCCAGCAGCGTGGAGGAACAGCCGGCAAGTGATGGCTCCGCGGCTGTTGCGCCCGAGATCGACATCGAAGCCCTGGCAGAGGCCGGCGTGGACCCGGAACTTGCCGAGAAGGTGGCCCCGGACCGCGACATCGCGGTCAAGGTGGGCGACAACATCGTGGAAGTCCAGAACCTGACCATCAAGTTCGGCGGCCTCGTGGCGCTGGACAACATCAGCTTCAACATCAAGCGGGGCGAGATCCTGGGCCTCATCGGGCCCAACGGCGCCGGCAAGACCACCTGCTTCAACGCGATGACCGGCGTTTACAAGCCCACCAGCGGGAAGGTGGTGCTGGAAGGCCAGGTCCTGAACGGCATCAAGCAGCACAAGATCACCCGCCTGGGCCTGTCCCGCACCTTCCAGAACATCCGCCTGTTCGGTGAGATGACCGCCCTCGAAAACGTGGTGGTGGGCCTGGACGCCCGGCACCGGACCAGCGTCGGCGGGGCGCTGCTGCGCCTGCCCACCCACATCAGGGAGGAGAAGTCCGCCATCGAACGGGGCATGGCCCTGCTGGACTTCGTTGGCATCGGCAGCCACGCGCATGTCCTGTCCCGGCAACTGCCGTACGGCTACCAGCGCCGCCTGGAGATTGCCCGGGCCCTGGCAACCGATCCGAAGGTCCTGTGCCTCGACGAGCCTGCGGCCGGATTCAATCCTGCCGAAAAGGAAGAACTGATGGCGCTCATCCGCACCATCAGGGATGAGGGCTACACCGTGCTGCTGATTGAGCACGACATGAAGCTCGTGATGGGCGTGACGGACCGGATCGTCGTGCTGGAATTCGGGAAGAAGATTGCGGATGGACTGCCGCGCGAGATCCGCGAGGACCCGCGCGTTATTGCCGCCTACCTAGGAGAGCCCGAAGATGACGTTGCTTGA
- the greA gene encoding transcription elongation factor GreA, which produces MSTTNSASAAWLTQEAFDRLKAELDHLSGAGRAEIVQKIEAARQEGDLKENGGYHAAKEEQGKIEARIRQLTALLRDAHVGESPADDGIVEPGMIVVARIAGDEETFLLGSREIAGDSDLDVFSEKSPLGAAILGHKEGETLSYVAPNGKDIKVEILSAKPYAG; this is translated from the coding sequence GTGTCTACCACCAACAGCGCATCTGCAGCCTGGCTCACCCAGGAAGCTTTTGACCGCCTGAAGGCAGAGCTGGACCACCTTTCCGGCGCTGGCCGGGCGGAGATCGTCCAGAAGATTGAAGCAGCGCGGCAAGAGGGGGACCTCAAGGAAAACGGGGGCTACCACGCGGCCAAGGAGGAGCAGGGCAAGATTGAGGCCCGCATCCGCCAGCTGACGGCACTGCTCCGGGATGCCCATGTGGGTGAATCGCCTGCCGATGACGGCATCGTGGAGCCCGGCATGATCGTGGTGGCCAGGATCGCGGGCGACGAGGAGACCTTCCTGCTGGGCTCACGTGAGATCGCGGGCGACTCAGACCTGGATGTCTTCAGTGAAAAGTCGCCGCTTGGCGCTGCCATCCTGGGCCACAAGGAGGGCGAGACCCTCAGCTACGTGGCGCCCAACGGCAAGGACATCAAGGTGGAGATCCTCTCCGCCAAGCCCTACGCCGGCTAG
- a CDS encoding Bax inhibitor-1/YccA family protein, whose protein sequence is MALGGNPIFNGKNFRGATQAPPVPQAPYGAPYGQQPYGGQAPYGRQPYGQQGWGTQPQSMTDEQLRQMYSQPSAGPADTGRMTFDDVIMKTAACLGAVLVGAAITLTVGLPLASMLMIVGALGGFVLALVNTFKKQPSPALILAYAALEGLFLGGLTRILDTQFPGVGLQAVIGSLSVFAVTLVLFKSGKVRATPKAMRFFMIAIIGYAVFALVNMVLMWTGALQQPFGLRSVEIFGIPLGVFIGLLAIGLAAFSLIMDFTSIEEGVRSGAPQRFSWTAAFGLTVTLVWLYVEIIRLLAILRGDD, encoded by the coding sequence ATGGCACTTGGCGGCAACCCGATCTTCAACGGAAAGAATTTCCGTGGAGCCACCCAGGCACCGCCTGTCCCGCAGGCTCCCTACGGCGCTCCCTACGGCCAGCAGCCCTATGGCGGCCAGGCACCGTACGGCCGCCAGCCCTACGGCCAGCAGGGCTGGGGCACGCAACCCCAGAGCATGACCGACGAGCAGCTGCGGCAGATGTACAGCCAGCCCTCGGCCGGCCCCGCAGACACCGGCAGGATGACGTTCGACGACGTCATCATGAAGACCGCGGCCTGCCTCGGCGCCGTGCTGGTGGGCGCAGCCATCACCCTCACGGTGGGCCTGCCGCTGGCGTCAATGCTGATGATTGTCGGCGCCCTGGGCGGGTTCGTGCTGGCCCTGGTCAACACCTTCAAGAAGCAGCCTTCGCCGGCACTGATCCTTGCGTACGCGGCGCTGGAGGGCCTCTTCCTCGGCGGACTCACCAGGATCCTTGACACCCAATTCCCCGGTGTGGGGCTGCAGGCGGTCATCGGTAGCCTGTCCGTATTCGCCGTGACCCTGGTGCTCTTCAAGAGCGGCAAGGTCCGGGCCACCCCCAAGGCCATGCGGTTCTTCATGATCGCCATCATCGGCTACGCCGTGTTTGCCCTGGTCAACATGGTGCTGATGTGGACCGGCGCCCTGCAGCAGCCCTTCGGCCTGCGCAGCGTCGAGATCTTCGGGATCCCGCTGGGCGTCTTCATCGGCCTGCTCGCCATCGGCCTCGCCGCCTTCTCGCTGATCATGGACTTCACCAGCATCGAGGAAGGGGTCCGCAGCGGAGCCCCGCAGCGCTTCTCCTGGACCGCTGCCTTCGGGCTGACCGTCACCCTCGTCTGGCTCTATGTGGAGATCATCCGCCTGCTGGCCATCCTGCGCGGCGACGACTAG
- a CDS encoding DUF4307 domain-containing protein gives MTSPDQPARPAPADTSLANRYGAKKRRLSPKATRAAIGLALAAGIGFLAWVTTSNSLSGVTFKDVGYSTTDATLAEVDFQVTREPGKPVKCAVKALDSKFAVVGWKVVDIPPSVADRTADGGRTVAQRVTLRTESESVSGVVDSCWIPAGAS, from the coding sequence GTGACTTCCCCGGACCAGCCGGCCCGCCCCGCGCCCGCAGACACTAGCCTAGCCAATCGGTATGGTGCTAAAAAGCGCCGGCTCTCCCCTAAGGCCACCCGGGCCGCGATCGGCCTGGCGCTTGCCGCGGGAATCGGGTTCCTGGCGTGGGTGACCACATCGAATTCGCTCTCCGGCGTGACGTTCAAGGACGTGGGTTACAGCACCACCGATGCCACGCTCGCCGAGGTGGACTTCCAGGTGACGCGGGAACCGGGCAAGCCCGTGAAATGTGCCGTGAAGGCACTGGATTCCAAGTTCGCTGTTGTGGGCTGGAAAGTGGTGGACATCCCGCCTTCGGTGGCGGATAGAACGGCCGACGGCGGCAGGACGGTGGCCCAGCGCGTCACGTTGCGCACGGAGTCGGAGTCGGTATCGGGCGTGGTGGACAGCTGCTGGATTCCAGCCGGGGCGTCCTGA
- the galT gene encoding galactose-1-phosphate uridylyltransferase — MTGITSTRLSDGRELIYFDDDSTSTSRAGHLTTDHRGLPPRGEPGEVRFDALTDEWVAVAAHRQARTHLPPADQCPICPTTAANASEIPAPDYDVVVFENRFPSLGPALGPVPDNAAWGTKGPAYGRCEVVSFTPDHTGSFSGLSGERSRTVIEAWAQRTAALSAMAGVKQVFPFENRGADIGVTLHHPHGQIYAYPYITPRAGTLGAAARKYYDAQDGRDTLTGSLLRAEREDGSRMVLEGTHFSAYVPFAARWPLEIHLVPHRRVPDLAALGGEEKDELAHVYLDLLKRVDALYPTPTPYISAWHQAPLDDFLRPAGYLHLQLTSPRRAADKLKYLAGSEAAMGAFINDTTPEIVAERLRSVAVPPSSVPAAAMAATPEGASA, encoded by the coding sequence ATGACAGGGATTACCAGTACCAGACTCTCCGATGGGCGGGAGCTGATCTACTTCGACGATGACAGCACCAGCACGTCACGCGCCGGACACCTCACCACCGACCACCGCGGCCTGCCCCCTCGCGGGGAGCCGGGCGAGGTGCGCTTCGATGCCCTGACGGACGAATGGGTGGCCGTCGCCGCGCACCGTCAGGCCCGCACCCACCTGCCGCCGGCAGACCAGTGCCCCATCTGCCCCACCACGGCCGCCAACGCTTCCGAGATCCCTGCCCCGGATTACGACGTTGTGGTCTTCGAAAACCGGTTCCCCTCGCTGGGACCGGCCCTGGGGCCCGTGCCTGACAACGCCGCATGGGGAACGAAAGGCCCGGCGTACGGCCGCTGCGAAGTAGTGTCGTTCACCCCCGACCACACCGGGTCCTTCAGCGGCCTCAGCGGGGAGCGGTCCCGCACGGTGATCGAGGCCTGGGCGCAGCGTACCGCTGCCTTGAGCGCCATGGCCGGCGTCAAGCAGGTGTTCCCGTTCGAAAACCGCGGCGCGGACATCGGCGTGACACTGCATCACCCACACGGGCAGATCTATGCCTACCCCTACATCACCCCGCGGGCCGGCACCCTGGGGGCGGCCGCCCGGAAGTACTACGACGCGCAGGACGGCAGGGACACCCTGACCGGTTCCCTGCTGCGGGCCGAACGGGAAGACGGCAGCAGAATGGTCCTCGAAGGCACGCATTTCAGCGCCTATGTGCCCTTCGCGGCCCGTTGGCCGCTGGAGATCCACCTCGTCCCCCACCGCCGGGTGCCGGACCTGGCTGCACTGGGCGGAGAGGAAAAGGACGAGCTGGCACACGTCTACCTCGACCTGCTCAAGCGGGTGGATGCCCTGTACCCCACGCCCACTCCCTACATCTCCGCCTGGCACCAGGCGCCGCTGGATGACTTCCTCCGGCCGGCGGGCTACCTCCATCTTCAGCTCACCTCCCCGCGCAGGGCGGCCGATAAGCTGAAGTACCTGGCCGGCTCCGAAGCGGCCATGGGCGCTTTCATCAACGACACCACCCCCGAAATTGTGGCGGAACGGCTGCGCAGTGTTGCGGTCCCGCCGTCGTCCGTGCCTGCCGCCGCCATGGCGGCCACCCCGGAAGGAGCTTCCGCGTGA
- a CDS encoding ABC transporter ATP-binding protein: MTLLELKDVSVHYGRIQALRNISFTVDEGEVVALIGANGAGKTTTMRTISGLLNCSEGRIMFAGQDITKMKAHIRVVHGISQAPEGRGIFPGMTVMENLDMGTFGRKDRSGVGKDLDRVFDLFPRLKEREKQYGGTMSGGEQQMLAIGRALMSNPKLLLLDEPSMGLAPQFIRQIFKIIKEINNQGTTVLMVEQNANQALAGAHRAFVLETGEITHSGTGKQLLDDPSIKEAYLGVG, translated from the coding sequence ATGACGTTGCTTGAACTTAAGGACGTTTCCGTGCACTACGGCCGCATCCAGGCCCTGCGGAACATCTCCTTCACCGTGGATGAAGGTGAAGTCGTGGCGCTGATCGGCGCCAACGGTGCCGGCAAAACCACCACGATGCGGACAATCTCCGGGTTGCTGAACTGCTCGGAAGGCCGGATCATGTTCGCCGGCCAGGACATCACCAAGATGAAGGCCCATATCCGGGTGGTCCACGGAATCTCCCAGGCCCCCGAAGGCCGCGGTATCTTCCCGGGCATGACCGTCATGGAAAACCTCGATATGGGCACTTTCGGACGCAAGGACAGAAGCGGGGTGGGGAAGGACCTGGACCGCGTGTTCGACCTGTTTCCCCGCCTGAAGGAGCGGGAAAAGCAGTACGGGGGCACCATGTCCGGCGGCGAGCAGCAGATGCTGGCCATTGGGCGGGCCCTGATGTCCAACCCGAAGCTGCTGCTCCTGGACGAGCCCTCCATGGGCCTGGCACCACAGTTCATCCGCCAGATTTTCAAGATCATCAAGGAAATCAACAACCAGGGCACCACCGTCCTGATGGTGGAACAGAACGCCAACCAGGCCCTGGCCGGGGCACACCGCGCCTTCGTGCTGGAGACCGGGGAGATCACCCACAGCGGAACAGGAAAGCAGTTGCTGGACGACCCGTCCATCAAGGAGGCCTACCTGGGGGTGGGGTAG
- a CDS encoding AI-2E family transporter, with protein sequence MTPNEDDVTLARPVSAPAPASAAPLRVLTDRELDKDIPYGIRIAASWSWRLGLILLMVGTLVWLLSHITLLIIPIMVAALLAGLLSPVTVWLKRHGLPAGLAVAVTVLGFIGVIVGALALVGRQLAVGFGELYSQALEGVRQVQDWLSAGPLHLTAAQIDQYIKEATDALQNNSSSILSGALSFGSTAGHFAAGMLLSLFILIFFLLEGDRIWAFLVKMLPRKARAATFGAGRRGWASMVSYARIQMFVAAVDALGIGVGAAIIGVPLALPLGVLVFLGSFIPVVGALLTGIVAILLALVANGPINALIMLAIVLLVQQLEGHILQPLVMGKAVSLHPVAVILSVAAGSYLAGIPGALFSVPILAVANSAVRYIAARTWEHEQVPVIAGKPITAGAGGDNTIKDVEPPSVPGAGKDTASGTPAEHRDARDSSPEGTGAEPRGE encoded by the coding sequence ATGACGCCTAACGAGGACGACGTTACCCTGGCCCGCCCGGTTTCAGCGCCGGCGCCCGCCTCCGCTGCGCCGCTGCGGGTCCTGACGGACCGTGAGCTGGACAAGGACATACCCTACGGCATCCGCATAGCGGCGTCCTGGTCGTGGCGGCTGGGCCTGATTCTCCTGATGGTGGGGACGCTGGTCTGGCTGCTCAGCCACATCACCCTCCTGATCATCCCGATTATGGTGGCCGCCCTCCTCGCCGGTCTCCTGAGCCCGGTCACGGTGTGGCTGAAGCGGCACGGGCTGCCTGCTGGGCTAGCCGTAGCCGTGACGGTCCTCGGGTTCATCGGTGTCATTGTCGGTGCCCTGGCCCTGGTGGGCAGGCAATTGGCGGTGGGATTCGGCGAGCTCTATTCCCAGGCCCTTGAAGGCGTCCGGCAGGTCCAGGACTGGCTCTCTGCCGGCCCCCTGCACCTCACGGCCGCCCAGATCGACCAGTACATCAAGGAAGCCACCGACGCGCTGCAGAACAACAGCAGCAGCATCCTCAGCGGCGCCCTGTCCTTCGGCAGCACCGCGGGGCACTTCGCTGCCGGCATGCTGCTGTCGCTGTTCATCCTGATCTTCTTCCTCCTGGAAGGTGACCGGATCTGGGCGTTCCTGGTTAAGATGCTTCCGCGCAAAGCCCGGGCCGCCACCTTCGGCGCCGGCCGCAGGGGCTGGGCGTCCATGGTCAGCTACGCGCGCATCCAGATGTTCGTCGCAGCAGTGGACGCGCTCGGCATTGGCGTGGGCGCCGCCATTATCGGAGTCCCGCTTGCGCTTCCACTGGGCGTGCTTGTCTTCCTCGGCTCCTTCATTCCGGTGGTGGGCGCCCTGTTGACCGGTATCGTGGCCATCCTGCTGGCGCTGGTGGCCAACGGCCCCATCAACGCCCTGATCATGCTGGCCATCGTCCTGCTGGTCCAGCAGCTTGAGGGCCACATCCTGCAGCCCCTGGTCATGGGCAAGGCAGTCTCGCTGCACCCGGTGGCTGTGATCCTCAGCGTTGCGGCCGGTTCCTACCTTGCCGGCATCCCCGGAGCGCTGTTCTCGGTACCCATCCTGGCCGTAGCAAATTCGGCTGTTCGCTACATCGCCGCAAGAACGTGGGAACATGAACAGGTGCCGGTAATTGCCGGGAAGCCCATCACGGCCGGAGCAGGCGGGGACAACACCATCAAGGACGTTGAACCGCCGTCTGTACCTGGCGCGGGGAAGGACACGGCGTCCGGCACTCCAGCCGAACACCGCGATGCCCGTGATTCCTCCCCGGAAGGCACCGGGGCAGAACCCAGAGGAGAGTAG